GAGCAGATGATGTTGTGGATTCCCTATTCATCCTTTCATTGCTTGGATCCATTTTCAGCTTATCAGTGATTGCTGTTGATCGCTACATTACAATTTTTCATGCTCTGCAATATCACAGCATCATGACAATGAGACGTGCTATAAGCATCCTAGCAGTGATCTGGGCATTTTGTACAGGAAGCGGGATTACCATGGTCATCTTCTCCTATGATGTACCCACTGTCATCTCCTTCACTTCACTGTTCCCTTTGATGCTTGTTTTCATTCTGTGTCTATATGTGCATATGTTCCTCCTGGCACGGTCTCACGCCAAGAAAATTACTTCTTTGCCCTCAAATAGAGTGCACCCAAGAGCCAACATGAAAGGAGCCATTACACTCACCATCCTACTGGGCATATTTCTTTGCTGCTGGGCTCCCTTTGTCCTCCATATCCTCCTGGTGACATTCTGCCCAAATAATCCTTACTGTGCCTGCTACCTGTCAGTCTTTCAGGTGAATGGAATGCTGATTATGTGTAATGCTGTCATTGACCCGATGATTTATGCATTCCGGAGCCCAGAATTACGGAGTACTTTCAGGAAGATGTTCTGCTGTTCTGGATGCAAGTGTAATCATTAATCTTTGATCCAGAAGGAGCACGTAACTGATTTCTACCTGCCATTAAGTAGCTAAAAAGAGTCATGtgaataaaaaccaaaaagaaggTCCAGAAGAAAGTATCTTTTTTAACTGACAGCATATGAGAATTTTTCCCATCTTCAAGAATACTGAGATGTCCACCATTTCACAGTCActtattcttaaattgttttgAATTCCCCAAAATAAAGGAGCACACACTGATGTCTTCTTTGTCTGCTTACTAAC
This sequence is a window from Sminthopsis crassicaudata isolate SCR6 chromosome 1, ASM4859323v1, whole genome shotgun sequence. Protein-coding genes within it:
- the MC2R gene encoding adrenocorticotropic hormone receptor, translating into MQTDRAHELIKILGHGGNPPENITENSTNNTDCVPVVVPEEVFFAISIIGVLENMLVLLAVIKNRNLHSPMYFFICSLAVSDMLGSLYKILENILIIFRNMGYLKPRGDFETRADDVVDSLFILSLLGSIFSLSVIAVDRYITIFHALQYHSIMTMRRAISILAVIWAFCTGSGITMVIFSYDVPTVISFTSLFPLMLVFILCLYVHMFLLARSHAKKITSLPSNRVHPRANMKGAITLTILLGIFLCCWAPFVLHILLVTFCPNNPYCACYLSVFQVNGMLIMCNAVIDPMIYAFRSPELRSTFRKMFCCSGCKCNH